In the Planctomycetota bacterium genome, AGCAGGAGGCCGGCGTCGATTGCCTCGAGAAGTACGGGAGCCCCCTGCCCGAGTCGCTGATGGCAAGCATCCGGCGGACGCGGGTCGCCCTGAAGGCGCCCATCACGACGCCCGTCGGCGGGGGCTTCCGCAGCGTCAACGTCCACCTCCGCCAGACGTTCCTTCTGTACGCGTGTCTCCGGCCGTGCAAGTCCTATCCGGGCGTCCGCAGCCGGTACACGGACGTCGACCTGGTGGTCGTCCGGGAGAACACGGAGGACCTGTACGCGGGCGTGGAGTTTGCGAGGGGGACGAACGCCACCCGC is a window encoding:
- a CDS encoding isocitrate/isopropylmalate family dehydrogenase gives rise to the protein MAHDVTLILGDGVGPELADAARACLDATGVSIRWDEQEAGVDCLEKYGSPLPESLMASIRRTRVALKAPITTPVGGGFRSVNVHLRQTFLLYACLRPCKSYPGVRSRYTDVDLVVVRENTEDLYAGVEFARGTNATR